The following proteins are encoded in a genomic region of Herminiimonas arsenicoxydans:
- a CDS encoding hypothetical protein (Evidence 5 : No homology to any previously reported sequences): MPELKGQYYLIRLSSTALLKFKEQIDASPAPQAVIIL; encoded by the coding sequence ATGCCTGAACTAAAAGGGCAGTACTACTTAATCAGATTAAGTAGTACTGCCCTTTTGAAGTTTAAAGAGCAAATCGATGCCAGTCCTGCGCCACAGGCGGTGATTATTCTATAG
- a CDS encoding Conserved hypothetical protein; putative exported protein (Evidence 4 : Homologs of previously reported genes of unknown function) — translation MKTTKVISGLLAGLALMAAASGMAANVDVTIGLPGYYVEPRPVYVQPQYENDWRERRVRANQWRAEDHHDHGHNKSHKKHKKQKHNHKHH, via the coding sequence ATGAAAACAACCAAAGTCATCAGCGGATTGCTGGCAGGACTCGCATTGATGGCAGCCGCTTCCGGCATGGCCGCCAACGTAGACGTCACCATCGGCCTTCCCGGCTACTATGTTGAGCCACGTCCCGTATATGTTCAGCCCCAATACGAAAACGACTGGCGTGAACGCCGCGTACGCGCAAATCAATGGCGTGCTGAAGATCATCACGATCATGGCCACAACAAGTCACACAAAAAACACAAGAAGCAAAAGCATAACCACAAGCACCACTAA
- a CDS encoding putative NADPH dehydrogenase (Evidence 3 : Function proposed based on presence of conserved amino acid motif, structural feature or limited homology; Product type pe : putative enzyme) yields MSPLFSPYTLRSLTLPNRIVVSPMCQYSANNGAATEWHMIHLGHLALSGAGMLMIEATAVEPEGRITPKDLGLWDDATEAALVPVLAAIRKHSKIAVVMQLGHAGRKASSKVPWEGGQQLSVADGGWMSYAPSAVSQKEGEVEPLALDAAGLRRLRDAFVLAAKRAERLGIDGLEVHAAHGYLLHQFLSPIANHRTDEYGGSLENRMRFPLEVFDAVRAVFPADKPVGIRVSATDWMENGWNLEQTIAFAAELKKRDVDWIDVSSGGISPLQKITIGPGYQVAFAQGVKEATGVNTMAVGLITEPQQAEEIIASGKADFIAMARGILYDPRWPWHAAAALGATVEAPPQYWRSAPHGQNKIFGETVFGGR; encoded by the coding sequence ATGAGCCCACTGTTCTCGCCCTACACCCTTCGCAGCCTCACCCTTCCCAACCGCATCGTCGTTTCTCCCATGTGCCAGTACTCCGCCAACAACGGTGCGGCGACTGAGTGGCACATGATTCATCTCGGCCATCTTGCCTTGTCGGGTGCCGGCATGTTGATGATCGAGGCGACGGCTGTTGAGCCGGAAGGCCGCATCACGCCGAAGGATCTGGGTTTGTGGGATGACGCTACCGAGGCGGCGCTGGTGCCTGTCCTTGCTGCGATCCGCAAGCATTCAAAAATCGCTGTGGTCATGCAGTTGGGACATGCGGGGCGCAAGGCGTCGAGCAAGGTGCCGTGGGAAGGTGGGCAGCAGTTGTCGGTTGCGGATGGCGGCTGGATGTCGTATGCGCCGTCGGCTGTGTCGCAGAAGGAAGGCGAAGTCGAACCGCTCGCGCTGGATGCTGCAGGTTTACGTCGCTTGCGTGATGCGTTTGTGCTGGCCGCCAAACGTGCAGAGCGCCTGGGGATCGATGGGCTGGAAGTGCATGCCGCACATGGTTATCTGCTGCATCAGTTTCTGTCGCCGATTGCCAATCACCGCACAGATGAATACGGCGGCTCGCTGGAAAATCGTATGCGCTTTCCACTGGAAGTATTCGATGCAGTGCGTGCGGTTTTCCCGGCAGACAAACCGGTGGGTATCCGCGTGTCGGCCACCGACTGGATGGAGAACGGCTGGAATCTGGAACAGACCATCGCCTTTGCTGCCGAGTTGAAGAAGCGCGATGTCGATTGGATCGATGTGTCGTCGGGCGGCATTTCTCCTTTGCAGAAAATCACGATCGGGCCTGGTTACCAAGTGGCCTTTGCGCAAGGGGTGAAAGAAGCGACCGGGGTGAACACGATGGCGGTGGGCCTGATCACCGAGCCGCAACAGGCGGAAGAAATTATCGCCAGCGGCAAGGCCGACTTCATCGCCATGGCGCGCGGCATTTTGTACGACCCGCGCTGGCCGTGGCATGCGGCTGCTGCGCTAGGCGCAACGGTCGAAGCGCCGCCGCAGTACTGGCGTTCGGCGCCGCATGGCCAGAACAAAATATTCGGCGAGACGGTGTTTGGCGGGCGTTGA